In Nocardioides jishulii, the DNA window CTGGCGGCCATGCTGGCCGAGGTCGCCGACCCCGACCAGCGCATGCCGGTGTCGACCAACGACACCAGCGTCGTCACCGCCCTCCTGGCCGACCACCCGGACACGACGGTGGAGCAGCGCGCCCTCGAGCTGCTCCCGCAGGTGAAGGGCGCCTTCTCCTTCGTCTGGATGGACGAGCACACGCTGTACGCCGCCCGCGACCCCCAGGGCATCCGCCCGCTGGTGCTGGGACGCCTCGAGCGCGGCTGGGTCGTCGCCTCGGAGACGGCGGCGCTCGACATCGTCGGCGCCTCCTTCATCCGCGAGATCGAGCCCGGCGAGATGGTCGCGATCGACGAGTCGGGCCTGCGGACGAATCGCTTCGCCGACCCGGCGCCCAAGCACTGCCTCTTCGAGTTCGTCTACCTCGCCCGGCCCGACACCCTGATGAACGACCAGCGCGTGCACAGCGTGCGCGTCGAGATCGGCCGTCGCCTCGCCCGCGAGTTCCCGGCCGAGGCCGACCTGGTCATCCCGGTCCCGGAGTCCGGCACCCCCTCGGCCATCGGTTACGCGGAGGAGTCCGGCATCCCCTACGGCGTGGGCCTGGTCAAGAACTCCTACGTGGGGCGCACCTTCATCCAGCCGTCGCAGACGATCCGCCAGCTCGGCATCCGCCTCAAGCTCAACCCGCTGCGAGACGTCATCGAGGGCAAGCGCCTCGTGGTCGTCGACGACTCGATCGTGCGCGGCAACACCCAGCGCGCCCTGATCCGGATGCTGCGCGAGGCCGGTGCCCGCGAGGTCCACGTGCGCATCTCCTCGCCGCCGGTCAAGTGGCCCTGCTTCTACGGCATCGACTTCGCCACTCCCGCGGAGCTGATCGCCAACGGCCTCACCACCGACGAGATCCGCCGCTCGATCGACGCGGACTCGCTGGGCTACATCGACCTCGACGACCTGGTCGACGCCACCACCGTGCCCAAGCAGAACCTGTGCCGCGCCTGCTTCGACGGTGAGTACCCGATCCCGCTGCCCGACCCGACGCTGGGCGGCAAGAGCGTGCTCGAGCAGGCCCAGCTCTCGCTGGAGTTCAACGACACGGCCGGCGACGTCGACGGTCTGGCCACCTCGCTCACCGGCGGCGGTGCCGGTGA includes these proteins:
- the purF gene encoding amidophosphoribosyltransferase translates to MGQASNQRKGGDGRLSAAIDPQDQGPQDACGVFGVWAPGEDVAKLTYFGIYALQHRGQESAGIAVSNGRQILVYKDMGLVSQVFDDATLDSLKGHLAIGHARYSTTGASTWHNAQPTFHPTPHGSLALAHNGNLTNTADLAAMLAEVADPDQRMPVSTNDTSVVTALLADHPDTTVEQRALELLPQVKGAFSFVWMDEHTLYAARDPQGIRPLVLGRLERGWVVASETAALDIVGASFIREIEPGEMVAIDESGLRTNRFADPAPKHCLFEFVYLARPDTLMNDQRVHSVRVEIGRRLAREFPAEADLVIPVPESGTPSAIGYAEESGIPYGVGLVKNSYVGRTFIQPSQTIRQLGIRLKLNPLRDVIEGKRLVVVDDSIVRGNTQRALIRMLREAGAREVHVRISSPPVKWPCFYGIDFATPAELIANGLTTDEIRRSIDADSLGYIDLDDLVDATTVPKQNLCRACFDGEYPIPLPDPTLGGKSVLEQAQLSLEFNDTAGDVDGLATSLTGGGAGDALERP